One part of the Rutidosis leptorrhynchoides isolate AG116_Rl617_1_P2 chromosome 1, CSIRO_AGI_Rlap_v1, whole genome shotgun sequence genome encodes these proteins:
- the LOC139886454 gene encoding uncharacterized protein → MDLYSRKRTVGLNSATRKVSSSSKRDITGSRDEGIQFCNRIGCSGRLNHALHTQNYLRPSFNSSYTNVKKREHNTSESSQVKSKSKSRDTESKKGVSNWKPSGRTVIRKVYGQGQTSGLANQNSEMGSFDHGKKKNTVKKRSTEGERSSSASGKKISGPSASDESGSHSTYGRGVPSVRTRSSFNQQRNNPSPVRRNRMTPDNVDAIANVLLALERIDQEEGLTYEQLLGNSFIGGFNFFDQHRDMRLDIDNMSYEELLALEEEMGVVSTALSEEELSKCLRISTYKPLHMNKRGIRGNCCLDDTKCTICQEEFVAGDEIGKVGCDHAYHATCINHWMQLKNWCPICKVSVKQSNS, encoded by the exons ATGGATTTATATTCTCGTAAACGAACTGTTGGCCTAAATTCTGCGACTAGAAAGGTATCAAGTTCATCTAAACGAGATATTACTGGCTCTAGAGATGAAGGTATTCAATTCTGCAATAGAATTGGTTGCAGTGGTAGACTTAACCATGCACTACATACTCAAAATTATCTGAGGCCTTCCTTCAATTCTTCATACACGAATGTGAAGAAACGCGAACATAATACGTCAGAAAGTAGTCAAGTCAAATCAAAGTCAAAATCCAGAGATACCGAGTCAAAGAAAGGTGTATCGAATTGGAAACCGTCTGGTAGGACTGTCATAAGGAAGGTGTATGGTCAAGGTCAAACATCTGGTCTTGCAAACCAAAATAGTGAAATGGGTTCATTTGACCATGGAAAGAAGAAAAATACAGTAAAAAAGAGGTCAACAGAAGGTGAAAGAAGCTCGTCTGCTAGTGGGAAGAAGATCAGTGGGCCATCAGCATCAGATGAAAGTGGGTCCCACTCTACATATGGACGTGGTGTTCCTTCTGTAAGGACTCGTAGCTCTTTCAATCAACAACGAAACAATCCATCTCCAGTTCGACGTAATCGTATGACTCCCGATAATGTCGATGCAATTGCAAAC GTTCTACTGGCTCTCGAGAGGATAGATCAAGAAGAGGGGTTAACATATGAG CAACTTCTGGGAAATTCGTTTATTGGTGGCTTCAACTTCTTTGATCAACATAGGGACATGAGACTGGACATTGATAACATGTCCTATGAG GAACTGTTAGCACTAGAGGAGGAAATGGGCGTAGTGAGCACCGCACTATCTGAAGAGGAACTATCAAAATGCCTTAGAATTAGCACATACAAACCGTTGCATATGAATAAACGGGGAATAAGAGGCAATTGCTGTTTGGATGACACTAAATGCACTATTTGTCAG GAAGAGTTTGTAGCAGGAGATGAAATAGGAAAGGTGGGATGCGATCATGCGTACCATGCAACGTGTATCAACCATTGGATGCAGTTAAAAAACTGGTGTCCTATTTGCAAAGTGTCGGTAAAACAATCAAACTCTTGA
- the LOC139860389 gene encoding sucrose synthase 7-like, which produces MDIAKSLGDTLKQSRYHAKICFERFTSRGKRLVKPQELINIIENTIEDKLERTKILEGSLGQILSSTQEAVVIPPYVILGVRWSPGRWEYLKINADDVTVQSITPSHYLKFKDSIYDNNWAKDENALELDFGAFDISTPQLTLPSSIGNGFGYISKFTTSRLSGDIEDAKPLLDHLLALNHHGEKLMVNQTLDTVTKLQKALIVADVYLSAHPKDEKYCTFEPKLKEWGFEKGWGDTAARVMETMKMLSEILQAPDPINMELFFSRLPVIFNIVIFSIHGYFGQSDVLGLPDTGGQVVYILDQVRAIEEEILLRIKQQGLNAKPRILVVSRLIPDAQGTKCNEEMEPILNTMHSHILRVPFRTSKGIVRQWVSRFDIYPYLERFAQDAASKVLEVMECKPDLILGNYTDGNIVASLMAKKFGVTQGTIAHALEKTKYENSDVNWKTFEKKYHFSCQFTADLISMNATDFIITSTYQEIAGSKRRPGQYETHAAFTMPGLCRVVSGINVFDPKFNIASPGADQSVYLPYTEKDKRLTSFHPEINELLFSEQENNEHMGYLTDKTKPIIFSMARLDTVKNITGLTEWFGKNKRLRSLVNLVVVAGFFDPSKSKDREEMAEIKKMHELIAKYKLKGQMRWIVAQNDRVRNGELYRCIADTRGAFVQPALYEAFGLTVIEAMNCGLPTFVTNQGGPAEIVVDGVSGFQIDPNNGDESSDKIADFFTKCKVDVEYWDKVSRAGLERIYECYTWKIYANKVLNMGLMYGFWTKLNKTNKQAKQRYIDMLYNLQFKNLAKTREISDVTTPTCQEPVQTEPTKQTQPLEKKSTQASQQTPSLRPLRLPSFSSAQKPLLIFVSVLIAVYASENLYRYFNKV; this is translated from the exons ATGGACATAGCGAAGAGTTTGGGCgacacattgaaacaaagccgataCCATGCAAAGATATGCTTTGAACG ATTTACATCACGTGGGAAAAGATTGGTGAAACCCCAAGAATTGATTAACATAATTGAAAATACCATAGAGGACAAGCTTGAAAGAACCAAGATTTTGGAGGGTTCATTGGGACAAATATTGAGTTCCACGCAG GAAGCAGTAGTAATTCCACCATATGTGATATTAGGGGTGAGGTGGAGTCCAGGAAGATGGGAGTACCTCAAGATCAATGCTGATGACGTCACCGTTCAATCCATTACTCCTTCACATTATTTGAAGTTCAAAGATTCCATTTATGATAATAACTG GGCAAAGGATGAAAATGCACTTGAACTAGATTTTGGAGCGTTCGATATAAGTACACCGCAACTAACTCTCCCTTCATCTATCGGAAATGGATTCGGCTACATTTCAAAGTTCACCACTTCAAGGCTTAGTGGCGATATAGAGGATGCAAAACCGTTGCTTGATCATTTGCTAGCTCTAAATCATCATGGAGAG AAGCTAATGGTTAATCAGACACTAGATACAGTTACCAAGCTCCAAAAAGCTCTGATTGTTGCTGATGTCTACTTATCTGCCCACCCAAAAGACGAGAAGTATTGTACATTCGAGCCCAA GCTTAAAGAGTGGGGATTTGAAAAGGGATGGGGGGATACTGCTGCAAGAGTTATGGAGACAATGAAGATGCTTTCGGAGATTCTTCAAGCTCCCGATCCGATAAACATGGAATTATTCTTTAGTAGGCTTCCAGTTATCTTCAATATTGTTATTTTTTCAATTCATGGATACTTTGGACAATCAGATGTTCTTGGATTGCCAGATACTGGTGGCCAG GTTGTATACATTTTGGATCAAGTGAGAGCTATTGAAGAAGAGATTTTGTTAAGGATAAAGCAGCAAGGACTGAATGCAAAGCCTAGGATTTTAGTG GTGAGTCGACTCATTCCTGATGCGCAAGGAACAAAGTGTAACGAAGAAATGGAACCAATCTTGAACACTATGCATTCTCACATCCTTCGTGTTCCATTTAGAACTTCGAAAGGCATTGTTCGTCAATGGGTTTCGCGGTTCGATATATACCCGTATCTTGAAAGATTCGCACAG GACGCGGCGTCTAAAGTTTTAGAGGTAATGGAATGCAAACCGGATCTTATACTCGGAAACTATACAGATGGAAACATTGTAGCATCTCTTATGGCCAAAAAATTTGGAGTAACACAG GGAACTATTGCACACGCGTTGGAGAAAACAAAGTACGAAAATTCAGATGTTAATTGGAAAACTTTTGAAAAAAAGTACCATTTCTCATGCCAATTCACAGCTGATTTGATCTCAATGAACGCTACTGATTTTATAATCACGAGCACTTATCAAGAAATTGCAGGGAG TAAGAGAAGGCCTGGACAGTATGAGACCCATGCAGCTTTTACGATGCCGGGACTTTGTAGGGTTGTGTCAGGCATCAATGTGTTCGATCCAAAGTTCAACATAGCTTCTCCTGGTGCAGACCAATCGGTTTATCTTCCGTACACGGAAAAAGATAAACGATTAACCTCTTTTCATCCCGAAATTAACGAGCTACTTTTTAGTGAGCAAGAGAACAACGAGCATAT GGGATATTTGACAGACAAAACGAAACCGATAATATTCTCAATGGCAAGGCTCGACACCGTAAAGAACATAACGGGATTAACCGAATGGTTTGGGAAAAACAAACGTCTTCGAAGTCTGGTCAACTTAGTTGTGGTCGCAGGGTTTTTCGATCCATCAAAATCTAAAGATCGAGAAGAAATGGCTGAAATCAAGAAAATGCACGAATTGATAGCAAAATACAAACTTAAGGGTCAAATGAGATGGATAGTAGCTCAAAACGATAGGGTCCGCAATGGAGAATTGTATCGTTGTATTGCAGATACAAGAGGGGCTTTTGTACAACCTGCATTGTATGAAGCTTTCGGGTTAACGGTTATTGAAGCAATGAATTGCGGCCTCCCGACTTTTGTGACCAATCAAGGTGGGCCCGCGGAAATTGTGGTTGACGGGGTTTCGGGGTTTCAAATCGATCCGAATAATGGAGATGAATCGAGTGATAAGATTGCTGATTTCTTTACAAAATGTAAAGTTGATGTTGAGTATTGGGATAAGGTGTCTCGAGCTGGACTCGAACGTATCTACGAGTG TTACACGTGGAAGATATATGCTAACAAAGTGTTGAACATGGGCTTGATGTATGGTTTTTGGACGAAATTAAACAAAACGAATAAGCAAGCAAAACAGCGATACATAGACATGTTGTACAATTTACAATTCAAGAATTTG GCAAAAACCAGAGAAATATCAGATGTAACGACTCCTACATGTCAAGAACCAGTCCAAACCGAACCAACAAAACAAACACAACCACTAGAGAAAAAGTCAACCCAGGCTAGTCAACAGACGCCAAGTTTAAGGCCGTTAAGACTACCTTCATTTAGCAGTGCACAAAAACCATTGCTAATATTTGTATCTGTGTTGATTGCTGTTTATGCATCCGAGAATTTGTATAGGTATTTCAATAAGGTATAG